A stretch of DNA from Desulfosarcina ovata subsp. ovata:
GCAGTCTGGCCCAGGATTCCTTCAGGGTAAAACTGCCCGAAAGCGCCTCATCGATCAACCGGTTCAGTTCCGGGGAGCCCAGTGACGGCCACCATGGCAGGGTCACATCGACCGCCGCGTTATAAATGGCAAAGGTCCCGGGAAGGGGTCCCGGCGCATCAGGAATCCGCTCCGGCTGGAAGGGGGCACATGAAACCAACATGAGAATTCCCAGAATCAGAATCAATCCACTGAAGCCAGTTATTGCGCGCATGATCAAGACCCCTTAAAATAATCGCAATTCACTCTGTCACAAAATGATATCAGCAGATTTATCATCCAGCCTGTCGGGAAACAAGCGCAAAGCGCGGACTGGATTTCTTTCCGTCACTCAGGTACAAATTACCGGCCAAGATTTTATCCGATCATGCAGTTCCCTGAAACAGACTCATACCACGCTATTTATATACGTGGTATTTACGAAATATTTTAGTATTGTGATTTACCTTAAACCCTATATAATTCGATAATCTTTCAACAACACCAGAACACCTTTTGCTTCCAACCAAAAATATAGATCACCTTGTATACGTATACCTATGCCCTACTGGAACCCAAAGATGCAAACGATCACGACGGAACGATCAACGGAAAAGGGGATGATTTCAATGAAAGAGTTAGTAACCTACATTGCCCAATCGCTGGTGGACAAGCCTGAGCAAGTCACCGTAGCGGAAGTAGAAGGCAACCAGACCACCGTGCTGGAACTGACCGTGGCCAAGGAAGACCTGGGAAAGGTGATTGGCAAACAGGGGCGAACAGCCCAGGCCATGCGTACCATCCTCAGCGCCGTTTCCTCCAAAGTCAGAAAACGCACCGTTCTCGAAATCATCGAATAACACAGGCCATGCGTATTTCTCACGGTGCCGGCAGAAATGCGCATGGATGATCATTTATCAGACACACCGTTTTACGCTACGTCATCGATAAAATCGATATCCGGAACGCCAATCGATTTTCGATCCATCTTAGGCGATTTCTGTCAAAGAATATACCCGCCTGCTTGTCTTTTCATCCGTCTTCTACGTTGGGCTTTTCCACACATAGCCCCACTATGCGTAAAAAAGCCCGCCTTGAATACGAATGAAAATCATGCGCATCCTGGTATATTCTTTTCCGCCAATCGCCTTAAATGTGACCGGTAGATCTTCGTTTTGCACCGGTTTTATTTTTCCCATCGACCGATGAGATCCATTTTCACCCCCTGACGGTTTGCCATCCACAGTGAATTTTTCATTTTCTTCTCAGAGGCGGTTTGAAAAGCCTGGATCAGGCCGGATCACCGGCCGGCAGGCGTTTATGGTAAAATTGAGAACGGACGGTAGAACGGATCACCGATGAGCACCATTTTCCAGGAGAGAAAAGGCTGCGTCGGGACACTGACCGGGCTGGAACAGCGCCTGGGTATCGTCGACGACCACCGGCAACAGCACAAGCACGGCGAGAATCCCGCAAACCAGCCGGATCAGCCAGTGCCAAAGTGTTGATCCTGTTCTCAGCATCGTAAAAAAAAGCATTTGCCGGATCGGGTCACTGGAACGTGGCGCTGGCATCGTGGTAAAAGACAATGCGTCACGCATCCGGAGCCTCTCTGACAGCGTTGGAATTCATGGTCCCCTAATGGACAATTTGGGGTGTGTACTGAACTCTTTAGAAAATGTCAAAAAGGGACGATACGTTGAGAGATCATCATACTGGCGGGACGCTTCTACGCCAGACCAATAGAGAGCGGAAAAGGAAGTCGCTATGAAACAGTTCTGCCAGTACCACCCGACAAAACCGGCACACTGGTATTGCGAAAAGTGCAACAAAGCCCTTTGCCCGCAGTGTGTGGATACCAGGGACATGGGCGGGTACCGCCAGGGGGAGAAACTGCACATGTGCCCCAACTGCAATCAGCAAGTGCAGTGGCTGGGAGTGGCCAACATCATCGATCCTTTCTGGAAACGCATCTCCGACTTTTTCATTTATCCGTTTTCCCAACGCCCGTTAATACTGATGCTGGGACTGTCGGTGCTGTCCGCGCTGCTGCTGCGCCCGGGGCTGCTTGGCGTCCTGTGCCAAATCGTAGTATGGGGCATTACCTTCAAGTATGCCTACGCCATTTTACAAGCCACGGCCAGCGGGGATCTGACCGCCCCAAAGCTGAATTCACACACCCTTTCGGAAAATTTCGCACCGGTCGTCAAACAAGTGGGGATTTATGTGGCCATTGCCGCTGCCGCGGGGGTGGTCTTTGCCCGTCTGGGAATCGCCGGTGGAGCAATTTTTCTAGTTCTGACCACCCTGTTTCTGCCGGCCATGATCATCCTGCTGGTCACCACCGAATCACTGATTCAGGCCATCAATCCGATGATGTTCGTGACCCTGGCCTTTAGGATCGGTTGGGGCTACCTGCTGATGTACCTTTTTTACTCCATTCTCGGCGGGGCCCCCGCCCTGCTGGGCCGTCACGTGATCCAATACCTGCCACCGATTCTGCAGGTTTTCCTCTTCACGCTGGTTAAAATCTACTATACCTTCATCGTTTATCACCTC
This window harbors:
- a CDS encoding KH domain-containing protein; its protein translation is MKELVTYIAQSLVDKPEQVTVAEVEGNQTTVLELTVAKEDLGKVIGKQGRTAQAMRTILSAVSSKVRKRTVLEIIE
- a CDS encoding tetratricopeptide repeat protein, producing MKQFCQYHPTKPAHWYCEKCNKALCPQCVDTRDMGGYRQGEKLHMCPNCNQQVQWLGVANIIDPFWKRISDFFIYPFSQRPLILMLGLSVLSALLLRPGLLGVLCQIVVWGITFKYAYAILQATASGDLTAPKLNSHTLSENFAPVVKQVGIYVAIAAAAGVVFARLGIAGGAIFLVLTTLFLPAMIILLVTTESLIQAINPMMFVTLAFRIGWGYLLMYLFYSILGGAPALLGRHVIQYLPPILQVFLFTLVKIYYTFIVYHLMGYVILQYHEDIGYEVNFDDFKDEETETLQAALEAEDSEIRLQRRVNQLIKDGDHDGARDLIENETAEDGISDPVLSDRYFTLLKMTGPTEKLIEHGRRHLDLIAQGGQKEAAVAAYLECLARDPGFAPEAGTLFKIGGWLNESGKRKEAIGAFNRLTKVYPEDPLVPKAYFRAAQIFNDNLLNPEKAKKILNGLLKKYPDHDIIPFVERYLGQMG